A DNA window from Macrobrachium rosenbergii isolate ZJJX-2024 chromosome 41, ASM4041242v1, whole genome shotgun sequence contains the following coding sequences:
- the LOC136827195 gene encoding LOW QUALITY PROTEIN: SCAN domain-containing protein 3-like (The sequence of the model RefSeq protein was modified relative to this genomic sequence to represent the inferred CDS: inserted 1 base in 1 codon) encodes MSLSKPKWKGSYDSGRKYNKSWEEKFVWLKRASEGSEDAYCKLCKTTIAPKASRLADHEKTKGHMSRVNASAMSQTLPVKVFNKKDDEKKRVEIELAVSFACHCTIASVDHVGEVIKRNGKGSILENIQIHRTKCSKIISKVVSPALFQEFKDDVQGKKFCVLIDESTDVATDKHLCIVIRYYSESKSTIVTEFXGLAPVVGATGHELFVTLNNTLENMGLEWSNCVGFGSDGASAMIGEHNSVWSRVREKSPNCQLNKCVCHSLALCVEKAFDKLPSNLGYLLHEVPKWFSKSVIRREAFKDLFKVMDANEERKGQPLPFQKLSNTRWLVRGKIIYNILVNWEELKAYFSVALPNADASCRYKAREIFNMLRDKVNLLYFHFVSPIVTDFERLNALFQATDGDPEGLVKELLLIHKTLQYRVLNKRGEFLPTKDIDYGAKFTKELNTYIELENNSNEVVKIADEIRHRCSSFLFEALKQVENRLPASTAIFQGLSAFSPSKVLSQTDRVSFKDLPLPHLRKDNEEGIEQQYRKILHLPWAEESVFNGEIPKESVPFGPGS; translated from the exons ATGTCATTAAGTAAACCTAAGTGGAAAGGAAGTTATGATAGTGGGaggaaatacaataaatcatggGAAGAGAAATTTGTGTGGTTAAAAAGAGCAAGTGAAGGTAGTGAAGATGCTTATTGTAAACTATGTAAGACTACTATTGCTCCAAAGGCTTCTCGACTTGCTGATCATGAAAAAACCAAAGGGCACATGAGCAGGGTGAATGCTTCAGCAATGTCCCAGACATTGCCAGTGAAAGTCTTTAATAAAAAAGACGATGAAAAAAAGCGTGTTGAAATAGAACTTGCAGTTTCCTTTGCTTGCCATTGCACAATAGCTAGTGTGGATCATGTGGgggaagtaataaaaagaaatggtaaagGTAGTATATTAGAAAACATTCAGATTCATCGTACTAAATGcagcaaaataatttcaaaagtcGTTTCTCCAGCACTATTCCAAGAATTTAAAGATGATGTACAGGGGAAGAAATTTTGCGTACTTATTGATGAAAGCACAGATGTAGCTACTGATAAACATTTGTGTATTGTAATTAGGTATTACAGTGAATCAAAGTCTACTATTGTGACCGAGT GAGGCCTCGCACCCGTTGTTGGAGCAACTGGTCATGAATTATTTGTGACTTTGAACAATACCCTGGAAAATATGGGGCTTGAATGGTCTAACTGTGTTGGGTTTGGGAGTGATGGGGCTTCAGCAATGATAGGTGAACACAATTCTGTTTGGTCTAGGGTAAGAGAGAAATCACCTAACTGTCAACTCAACAAGTGTGTCTGTCACTCCCTCGCACTTTGCGTggaaaaggcatttgacaaattaccctctaacttaGGATATTTGTTACATGAAGTTCCTAAATGGTTTAGTAAGAGTGTCATACGAAGAGAAGCTTTCAAGGATCTGTTTAAGGTTATGgatgcaaatgaagaaagaaaaggacaACCCCTTCCATTTCAAAAACTCTCAAATACACGATGGTTGGTCAgaggaaaaatcatatataatattcttgtaaACTGGGAAGAGTTGAAGGCATATTTTTCAGTTGCTTTACCAAATGCAGATGCATCCTGTCGCTATAAAGCAAGGGAAATCTTTAATATGTTAAGAGATAAAGTAAATCTCTTATACTTTCATTTTGTGTCACCAATCGTGACAGATTTTGAAAGACTTAATGCTCTTTTTCAAGCTACCGATGGTGATCCCGAAGGCTTGGTAAAAGAATTACTTTTGATTCATAAAACTCTACAATATAGAGTACTTAACAAGAGGGGAGAATTTTTACCAACAAAGGATATCGACTATGGTGCTAAATTCACCAAGGAACTGAATACATACATAGAATTAGAAAATAACTCAAATGAAGTGGTAAAAATTGCAGATGAGATTAGGCACCGATGTTCAAGTTTCCTTTTTGAGGCCTTAAAACAAGTGGAAAATAGGCTCCCAGCATCAACAGCAATATTCCAAGGCCTCAGTGCATTCTCTCCTAGCAAGGTATTGAGCCAAACTGACCGTGTGTCTTTTAAAGATCTTCCATTGCCCCACTTAAGAAAAGATAATGAGGAAGGCATAGAGCAGCAATACAGGAAAATATTGCATTTGCCATGGGCAGaagagtctgtttttaatggTGAGATTCCAAAGGAATCGGTTCCTTTTGGTCCGGGGTCTTAG